In Esox lucius isolate fEsoLuc1 chromosome 6, fEsoLuc1.pri, whole genome shotgun sequence, the following proteins share a genomic window:
- the pprc1 gene encoding peroxisome proliferator-activated receptor gamma coactivator-related protein 1 isoform X2, translating to MRHIDSYSTHQAVILHGGLSGESMASLELETGEALGALNSCLDPSILSIFEDTPTEEDKTGLDEENEATLLTALTEILDNVDDENLSPFDTLPDSDLLSGQKGREQSPLRKLLCLSRTPPEKEMYCNTRHFSTGKSLPRAHVSIQRSDGEEEEDGEACSLSLSPNSHPSSLEQGLLGWGDLPVPLVLEQEMEAEVKNGASLSVSLGELVRHMHPYCMAVCLENGEEQLLPEEGIFLEVVDQGEHGETIFAITDMGLPLTVSQPNPPLPGMEVLSGMELMVPADVLQNTESANNNNDVVVDDDEPAEVADPAAIQRCEVIGRSLKQKMSERYPSRRKKNRKNKDKSSTVEVALVPAPAGGRVLRSSSNMRAPLEPLSQKPIKEKAKHEEKNVKEPFISAISTAEAPKPKPKVLRLAKTQQSQHRTEGSALTLPTHPGVKVILGSKPVFNVRPLGQLPMSVNTTPGKVFQPSADCPKPQGPPASASATTATQTIAVTMVTPTSSSSTAPQALKPSKAPMSLPSPMNAPPSIAPSASLQMNPQPVEAAAIEPKPRPLSLEQYRLLRQQKKPAPVGRKEDQSTKWPSLPEPPTELPPIPCLPTPSLRDPRRTQLVPGKNEAQEVKAPWQPLGPGAPPTPEALLVPPAYMKSSKCSSTKVAGATAALTVTPRQAFSTAAASQPQPTLSAVPASPSGEVVAPLSQTSSTQTLYPELSYVQSSPLLNNQHPTLKPVVLTKSQSSVGASLKTTTPVHRPTQIAAVLPPKSTPVAATVPERTLNPAVVAFSVQKRTLTALPKVGATLQKAVAAFPQPKMSLATAAPTLTQASNPLLRCTPTQKAPKAKSPTQELIEAFTSEIGIEAADLTSLLEQFEETQAKEEQCVLEVSCRAAAVGNSSVEQPCDRTAVERVKAHDLSNTAGLTPPATPPHQMWKPLAPMALLGKNRALEALKPSPSKAIQIDPRPLPSNKLRCKPPCHPVTIDPVAVSLAFLDHDYCLPQKEPVGVLGEPGKRWNVKQQAAITIKTIELLNGTRAPQMIPAPPPQPLTPALGEIPQQAPIGPQFLDVRTVSPSSMLETPEASPNRLEEQAGPVERFPKKERSYRGYNTDSSTRPIPGPSEGNRGRERKRFHHSSSPCSTGSETDSHSSSRSRSRSPPRKRYRPRRPESSSSASSCSSRCSSRSRSPPRSCSPTRRRRYSYSSSRSGSWSTSRSRSPLRRSWGRSSRRHSPSLRTCYRPVSKENTEEVKRLKEKAIEERRVVYVGRIRGTMTRKELKDRFSLYGEIEECTLHFRDHGDNYGFVTYYDTKDAFTAIENGGKLRKPDELPFDLCFGGRRQFCKTSYADLDSNRDYDPSPTKGKFDALDFDTLLKQAQKSLKR from the exons GCATATTGACTCGTACTCTACCCATCAGGCGGTGATCCTTCATGGGGGCCTGTCCGGTGAGAGCATGGCCAGTCTGGAGCTGGAGACGGGTGAGGCTCTAGGGGCCCTCAACAGCTGCCTGGACCCCTCCATACTGTCAATCTTTGAAGACACACCAACCGAAGAG GACAAAACTGGACTTGATGAGGAGAATGAGGCAACGCTGCTAACTGCTCTGACGGAGATCCTGGACAATGTAGACGATGAGAACCTATCCCCCTTcgacacacttccagactctgATCTTCTATCTGGACAGAAAGGCAGAGAACAGTCACCG tTGAGGAAACTGCTCTGCTTGTCTCGCACACCACCAGAAAAAGAGATGTACTGCAACACACGACACTTTTCCACTGGAAAG AGTCTCCCCAGAGCACATGTGTCCATCCAGAGGAGTGAcggggaggaggaagaagatggagaGGCTTGTTCTCTCTCCCTGAGCCCAAACAGCCACCCCTCATCCCTGGAGCAAGGTCTCCTGGGCTGGGGTGACCTGCCTGTCCCTTTGGTTCTGGAACAAGAAATGGAGGCGGAAGTCAAGAATGGAGCAAGCTTATCCGTGAGTCTAGGAGAGCTAGTCAGACACATGCACCCCTACTGCATGGCCGTGTGCCTGGAGAACGGTGAAGAACAGCTACTGCCAGAAGAAGGCATTTTCCTGGAAGTGGTGGACCAGGGAGAGCATGGCGAAACGATATTTGCCATTACTGACATGGGACTGCCTCTCACAGTCTCTCAACCCAATCCTCCCCTGCCTGGAATGGAAGTCTTGTCCGGAATGGAGCTGATGGTTCCTGCTGACGTTTTGCAGAACACTGAgtctgcaaataataataatgatgttgttgttgatgatgatgagcCTGCAGAAGTGGCGGACCCTGCTGCTATCCAGAGGTGTGAGGTTATTGGCAGAAGCCTGAAACAAAAGATGTCTGAGAGGTATCCATCACGACggaaaaagaacagaaaaaacaaagacaaaagttCTACTGTTGAGGTTGCCCTGGTACCTGCCCCAGCAGGTGGAAGGGTTCTGAGAAGTTCATCCAATATGAGAGCCCCCCTGGAGCCCTTGTCCCAGAAGCCCATCAAGGAGAAGGCCAAACATGAGGAGAAAAATGTCAAAGAGCCATTTATCTCTGCAATCTCTACAGCTGAGGCCCCAAAACCCAAGCCGAAAGTGCTGCGCCTCGCCAAAACACAACAGTCTCAGCACCGCACAGAAGGCTCTGCTCTAACACTACCCACACATCCTGGTGTTAAGGTTATCCTAGGCTCTAAGCCTGTTTTTAATGTCAGGCCCCTCGGCCAGCTTCCAATGAGTGTAAATACAACTCCTGGGAAGGTTTTTCAACCAAGCGCAGACTGCCCGAAGCCTCAAGGCCCCCCAGCTTCTGCATCTGCCACGACAGCCACTCAGACAATAGCCGTCACCATGGTGACGccgacctcctcctcctccactgcaCCCCAAGCTCTGAAGCCCTCTAAAGCACCCATGTCATTGCCCTCTCCCATGAATGCGCCACCCAGCATTGCCCCTTCAGCCTCACTCCAGATGAACCCCCAACCTGTTGAAGCAGCAGCAATCGAGCCCAAACCCAGGCCCCTGTCCCTGGAGCAGTACCGGCTGCTCAGACAGCAGAAGAAACCAGCCCCTGTCGGGAGAAAAGAGGACCAAAGCACCAAATGGCCCAGCCTCCCTGAGCCCCCTACGGAGCTGCCTCCCATTCCCTGTCTCCCAACCCCATCCCTGAGAGACCCCCGCCGCACTCAACTCGTTCCAGGGAAGAACGAGGCGCAGGAGGTCAAAGCACCCTGGCAGCCGCTGGGTCCGGGAGCCCCTCCTACACCTGAAGCCCTGCTGGTGCCTCCTGCTTACATGAAGTCCTCAAAGTGCTCTTCTACCAAGGTCGCTGGTGCGACTGCAGCCCTTACCGTCACTCCCCGGCAGGCGTTCAGTACTGCTGCAGCTAGCCAACCTCAGCCAACCCTCTCTGCTGTGCCAGCATCCCCTTCAGGGGAGGTGGTGGCCCCACTGTCCCAGACCTCCTCTACACAGACCCTCTACCCAGAGCTTAGTTATGTACAATCCTCCCCTTTGCTCAATAACCAGCATCCCACCTTGAAGCCTGTGGTCCTTACCAAATCTCAGAGCTCTGTTGGAGCCTCGTTGAAAACCACTACACCTGTCCACAGGCCTACCCAAATTGCTGCTGTCCTACCCCCAAAATCCACCCCTGTTGCTGCTACTGTCCCAGAGAGAACTTTAAACCCTGCTGTTGTTGCCTTTTCTGTCCAAAAACGTACCCTCACTGCTCTACCGAAGGTGGGTGCTACTCTCCAGAAGGCAGTAGCTGCTTTCCCTCAGCCTAAGATGTCTTTAGCTACTGCTGCACCCACCCTGACCCAGGCCTCCAACCCTTTGTTGCGGTGTACTCCAACCCAGAAGGCCCCCAAAGCCAAAAGCCCCACACAGGAGTTGATAGAGGCCTTCACCAGTGAAATCG GAATTGAAGCCGCTGACCTCACCAGCCTGTTAGAGCAGTTTGAGGAGACACAAG CCAAAGAGGAGCAGTGTGTTCTGGAGGTCTCTTGTAGAGCAGCCGCTGTAGGAAATTCTAG TGTGGAGCAGCCATGTGACAGGACGGCCGTGGAAAGAGTCAAAGCGCATGACTTGAGCAACACTGCAG GTCTGACCCCTCCAGCTACGCCACCTCACCAGATGTGGAAACCCCTGGCCCCTATGGCTCTCCTTGGGAAGAACCGTGCTCTGGAGGCCCTTAAACCATCGCCTTCCAAGGCCATCCAGATCGACCCGCGACCCCTGCCCTCAAACAAGCTCCGGTGCAAGCCTCCCTGCCACCCTGTGACCATTGACCCAGTGGCTGTAAGTCTGGCTTTCTTAGACCATGACTACTGCCTCCCTCAGAAGGAGCCTGTGGGGGTTTTGGGCGAGCCTGGCAAGCGCTGGAATGTCAAACAACAAGCAGCCATCACCATCAAGACCATCGAGCTGCTTAATGGAACCAGGGCACCCCAGATGATTCCTGCCCCCCCTCCTCAGCCCCTCACCCCAGCCCTGGGCGAGATCCCTCAGCAAGCCCCGATTGGTCCTCAGTTCCTGGATGTAAGGACTGTGAGTCCCAGCTCTATGCTGGAGACGCCCGAAGCCTCCCCTAACAGGCTGGAGGAACAGGCTGGTCCTGTGGAGCGGTTTCCCAAGAAAGAGAGGTCCTACCGGGGCTACAACACTGACTCCTCCACCAGACCTATCCCCGGCCCAAGCGAAGGAAATcgaggaagggagaggaaaagaTTCCACCATTCCTCAAGTCCGTGTTCAACTGGCTCAGAGACAGACTCTCACTCCTCTTCACGGTCTAGATCCCGCTCACCACCCAGGAAAAG ATACAGGCCCCGTCGCCCGGAGAGCAGCTCCAGTGCGTCGTCTTGCTCGTCCCGCTGCTCCTCCCGGTCTCGCTCTCCTCCCCGGTCTTGCTCTCCTACCCGACGGCGGCGATATTCCTATTCCTCTTCTCGGTCAGGATCATGGAGTACGTCACGTTCCCGCTCTCCCCTTCGACGGTCGTGGGGCAGAAGCAGCAGGCGACACAG CCCTTCGCTCAGAACATGCTACAGGCCTGTATCCAAAGAGAACACTGAGGAGGTGAAGAGACTAAAAGAGAAAGCTATC GAGGAACGTAGGGTTGTTTACGTAGGAAGAATCAGAGGGACAATGACTCGTAAAGAACTGAAGGATCGCTTCTCTCTGTATGGAGAGATAGAAGAGTGCACTCTACACTTTAGAGACCATGG CGATAACTATGGGTTTGTGACATACTACGATACAAAGGATGCATTCACGGCCATCGAGAATGGGGGAAAGCTCCGCAAGCCAGACGAACTTCCCTTCGACCTCTGCTTTGGAGGAAGGAGGCAGTTCTGCAAGACAAGCTATGCCGATCTAG ATTCCAATCGTGACTATGACCCTTCGCCCACAAAGGGCAAGTTTGATGCACTTGATTTTGACACTTTACTGAAGCAGGCCCAGAAGAGTCTGAAAAGGTAA
- the pprc1 gene encoding peroxisome proliferator-activated receptor gamma coactivator-related protein 1 isoform X1 — protein sequence MATRWGAGEEILSACNMDFFSSNALNEAVILHGGLSGESMASLELETGEALGALNSCLDPSILSIFEDTPTEEDKTGLDEENEATLLTALTEILDNVDDENLSPFDTLPDSDLLSGQKGREQSPLRKLLCLSRTPPEKEMYCNTRHFSTGKSLPRAHVSIQRSDGEEEEDGEACSLSLSPNSHPSSLEQGLLGWGDLPVPLVLEQEMEAEVKNGASLSVSLGELVRHMHPYCMAVCLENGEEQLLPEEGIFLEVVDQGEHGETIFAITDMGLPLTVSQPNPPLPGMEVLSGMELMVPADVLQNTESANNNNDVVVDDDEPAEVADPAAIQRCEVIGRSLKQKMSERYPSRRKKNRKNKDKSSTVEVALVPAPAGGRVLRSSSNMRAPLEPLSQKPIKEKAKHEEKNVKEPFISAISTAEAPKPKPKVLRLAKTQQSQHRTEGSALTLPTHPGVKVILGSKPVFNVRPLGQLPMSVNTTPGKVFQPSADCPKPQGPPASASATTATQTIAVTMVTPTSSSSTAPQALKPSKAPMSLPSPMNAPPSIAPSASLQMNPQPVEAAAIEPKPRPLSLEQYRLLRQQKKPAPVGRKEDQSTKWPSLPEPPTELPPIPCLPTPSLRDPRRTQLVPGKNEAQEVKAPWQPLGPGAPPTPEALLVPPAYMKSSKCSSTKVAGATAALTVTPRQAFSTAAASQPQPTLSAVPASPSGEVVAPLSQTSSTQTLYPELSYVQSSPLLNNQHPTLKPVVLTKSQSSVGASLKTTTPVHRPTQIAAVLPPKSTPVAATVPERTLNPAVVAFSVQKRTLTALPKVGATLQKAVAAFPQPKMSLATAAPTLTQASNPLLRCTPTQKAPKAKSPTQELIEAFTSEIGIEAADLTSLLEQFEETQAKEEQCVLEVSCRAAAVGNSSVEQPCDRTAVERVKAHDLSNTAGLTPPATPPHQMWKPLAPMALLGKNRALEALKPSPSKAIQIDPRPLPSNKLRCKPPCHPVTIDPVAVSLAFLDHDYCLPQKEPVGVLGEPGKRWNVKQQAAITIKTIELLNGTRAPQMIPAPPPQPLTPALGEIPQQAPIGPQFLDVRTVSPSSMLETPEASPNRLEEQAGPVERFPKKERSYRGYNTDSSTRPIPGPSEGNRGRERKRFHHSSSPCSTGSETDSHSSSRSRSRSPPRKRYRPRRPESSSSASSCSSRCSSRSRSPPRSCSPTRRRRYSYSSSRSGSWSTSRSRSPLRRSWGRSSRRHSPSLRTCYRPVSKENTEEVKRLKEKAIEERRVVYVGRIRGTMTRKELKDRFSLYGEIEECTLHFRDHGDNYGFVTYYDTKDAFTAIENGGKLRKPDELPFDLCFGGRRQFCKTSYADLDSNRDYDPSPTKGKFDALDFDTLLKQAQKSLKR from the exons GCGGTGATCCTTCATGGGGGCCTGTCCGGTGAGAGCATGGCCAGTCTGGAGCTGGAGACGGGTGAGGCTCTAGGGGCCCTCAACAGCTGCCTGGACCCCTCCATACTGTCAATCTTTGAAGACACACCAACCGAAGAG GACAAAACTGGACTTGATGAGGAGAATGAGGCAACGCTGCTAACTGCTCTGACGGAGATCCTGGACAATGTAGACGATGAGAACCTATCCCCCTTcgacacacttccagactctgATCTTCTATCTGGACAGAAAGGCAGAGAACAGTCACCG tTGAGGAAACTGCTCTGCTTGTCTCGCACACCACCAGAAAAAGAGATGTACTGCAACACACGACACTTTTCCACTGGAAAG AGTCTCCCCAGAGCACATGTGTCCATCCAGAGGAGTGAcggggaggaggaagaagatggagaGGCTTGTTCTCTCTCCCTGAGCCCAAACAGCCACCCCTCATCCCTGGAGCAAGGTCTCCTGGGCTGGGGTGACCTGCCTGTCCCTTTGGTTCTGGAACAAGAAATGGAGGCGGAAGTCAAGAATGGAGCAAGCTTATCCGTGAGTCTAGGAGAGCTAGTCAGACACATGCACCCCTACTGCATGGCCGTGTGCCTGGAGAACGGTGAAGAACAGCTACTGCCAGAAGAAGGCATTTTCCTGGAAGTGGTGGACCAGGGAGAGCATGGCGAAACGATATTTGCCATTACTGACATGGGACTGCCTCTCACAGTCTCTCAACCCAATCCTCCCCTGCCTGGAATGGAAGTCTTGTCCGGAATGGAGCTGATGGTTCCTGCTGACGTTTTGCAGAACACTGAgtctgcaaataataataatgatgttgttgttgatgatgatgagcCTGCAGAAGTGGCGGACCCTGCTGCTATCCAGAGGTGTGAGGTTATTGGCAGAAGCCTGAAACAAAAGATGTCTGAGAGGTATCCATCACGACggaaaaagaacagaaaaaacaaagacaaaagttCTACTGTTGAGGTTGCCCTGGTACCTGCCCCAGCAGGTGGAAGGGTTCTGAGAAGTTCATCCAATATGAGAGCCCCCCTGGAGCCCTTGTCCCAGAAGCCCATCAAGGAGAAGGCCAAACATGAGGAGAAAAATGTCAAAGAGCCATTTATCTCTGCAATCTCTACAGCTGAGGCCCCAAAACCCAAGCCGAAAGTGCTGCGCCTCGCCAAAACACAACAGTCTCAGCACCGCACAGAAGGCTCTGCTCTAACACTACCCACACATCCTGGTGTTAAGGTTATCCTAGGCTCTAAGCCTGTTTTTAATGTCAGGCCCCTCGGCCAGCTTCCAATGAGTGTAAATACAACTCCTGGGAAGGTTTTTCAACCAAGCGCAGACTGCCCGAAGCCTCAAGGCCCCCCAGCTTCTGCATCTGCCACGACAGCCACTCAGACAATAGCCGTCACCATGGTGACGccgacctcctcctcctccactgcaCCCCAAGCTCTGAAGCCCTCTAAAGCACCCATGTCATTGCCCTCTCCCATGAATGCGCCACCCAGCATTGCCCCTTCAGCCTCACTCCAGATGAACCCCCAACCTGTTGAAGCAGCAGCAATCGAGCCCAAACCCAGGCCCCTGTCCCTGGAGCAGTACCGGCTGCTCAGACAGCAGAAGAAACCAGCCCCTGTCGGGAGAAAAGAGGACCAAAGCACCAAATGGCCCAGCCTCCCTGAGCCCCCTACGGAGCTGCCTCCCATTCCCTGTCTCCCAACCCCATCCCTGAGAGACCCCCGCCGCACTCAACTCGTTCCAGGGAAGAACGAGGCGCAGGAGGTCAAAGCACCCTGGCAGCCGCTGGGTCCGGGAGCCCCTCCTACACCTGAAGCCCTGCTGGTGCCTCCTGCTTACATGAAGTCCTCAAAGTGCTCTTCTACCAAGGTCGCTGGTGCGACTGCAGCCCTTACCGTCACTCCCCGGCAGGCGTTCAGTACTGCTGCAGCTAGCCAACCTCAGCCAACCCTCTCTGCTGTGCCAGCATCCCCTTCAGGGGAGGTGGTGGCCCCACTGTCCCAGACCTCCTCTACACAGACCCTCTACCCAGAGCTTAGTTATGTACAATCCTCCCCTTTGCTCAATAACCAGCATCCCACCTTGAAGCCTGTGGTCCTTACCAAATCTCAGAGCTCTGTTGGAGCCTCGTTGAAAACCACTACACCTGTCCACAGGCCTACCCAAATTGCTGCTGTCCTACCCCCAAAATCCACCCCTGTTGCTGCTACTGTCCCAGAGAGAACTTTAAACCCTGCTGTTGTTGCCTTTTCTGTCCAAAAACGTACCCTCACTGCTCTACCGAAGGTGGGTGCTACTCTCCAGAAGGCAGTAGCTGCTTTCCCTCAGCCTAAGATGTCTTTAGCTACTGCTGCACCCACCCTGACCCAGGCCTCCAACCCTTTGTTGCGGTGTACTCCAACCCAGAAGGCCCCCAAAGCCAAAAGCCCCACACAGGAGTTGATAGAGGCCTTCACCAGTGAAATCG GAATTGAAGCCGCTGACCTCACCAGCCTGTTAGAGCAGTTTGAGGAGACACAAG CCAAAGAGGAGCAGTGTGTTCTGGAGGTCTCTTGTAGAGCAGCCGCTGTAGGAAATTCTAG TGTGGAGCAGCCATGTGACAGGACGGCCGTGGAAAGAGTCAAAGCGCATGACTTGAGCAACACTGCAG GTCTGACCCCTCCAGCTACGCCACCTCACCAGATGTGGAAACCCCTGGCCCCTATGGCTCTCCTTGGGAAGAACCGTGCTCTGGAGGCCCTTAAACCATCGCCTTCCAAGGCCATCCAGATCGACCCGCGACCCCTGCCCTCAAACAAGCTCCGGTGCAAGCCTCCCTGCCACCCTGTGACCATTGACCCAGTGGCTGTAAGTCTGGCTTTCTTAGACCATGACTACTGCCTCCCTCAGAAGGAGCCTGTGGGGGTTTTGGGCGAGCCTGGCAAGCGCTGGAATGTCAAACAACAAGCAGCCATCACCATCAAGACCATCGAGCTGCTTAATGGAACCAGGGCACCCCAGATGATTCCTGCCCCCCCTCCTCAGCCCCTCACCCCAGCCCTGGGCGAGATCCCTCAGCAAGCCCCGATTGGTCCTCAGTTCCTGGATGTAAGGACTGTGAGTCCCAGCTCTATGCTGGAGACGCCCGAAGCCTCCCCTAACAGGCTGGAGGAACAGGCTGGTCCTGTGGAGCGGTTTCCCAAGAAAGAGAGGTCCTACCGGGGCTACAACACTGACTCCTCCACCAGACCTATCCCCGGCCCAAGCGAAGGAAATcgaggaagggagaggaaaagaTTCCACCATTCCTCAAGTCCGTGTTCAACTGGCTCAGAGACAGACTCTCACTCCTCTTCACGGTCTAGATCCCGCTCACCACCCAGGAAAAG ATACAGGCCCCGTCGCCCGGAGAGCAGCTCCAGTGCGTCGTCTTGCTCGTCCCGCTGCTCCTCCCGGTCTCGCTCTCCTCCCCGGTCTTGCTCTCCTACCCGACGGCGGCGATATTCCTATTCCTCTTCTCGGTCAGGATCATGGAGTACGTCACGTTCCCGCTCTCCCCTTCGACGGTCGTGGGGCAGAAGCAGCAGGCGACACAG CCCTTCGCTCAGAACATGCTACAGGCCTGTATCCAAAGAGAACACTGAGGAGGTGAAGAGACTAAAAGAGAAAGCTATC GAGGAACGTAGGGTTGTTTACGTAGGAAGAATCAGAGGGACAATGACTCGTAAAGAACTGAAGGATCGCTTCTCTCTGTATGGAGAGATAGAAGAGTGCACTCTACACTTTAGAGACCATGG CGATAACTATGGGTTTGTGACATACTACGATACAAAGGATGCATTCACGGCCATCGAGAATGGGGGAAAGCTCCGCAAGCCAGACGAACTTCCCTTCGACCTCTGCTTTGGAGGAAGGAGGCAGTTCTGCAAGACAAGCTATGCCGATCTAG ATTCCAATCGTGACTATGACCCTTCGCCCACAAAGGGCAAGTTTGATGCACTTGATTTTGACACTTTACTGAAGCAGGCCCAGAAGAGTCTGAAAAGGTAA